A genomic stretch from Phocoena phocoena chromosome 9, mPhoPho1.1, whole genome shotgun sequence includes:
- the PRSS37 gene encoding probable inactive serine protease 37 isoform X1 — protein MKFIFCLSVLAGTIFPAQSSVQKEDHAPYLVYLKSHFNPCVGVLIKSNWVLAPAHCYLPNLKVMLGNLRIRIRDGTEQIIDPIQIVRYWNYSHSSPQDDLMLIRLAKPAILNHKVQPIPLATSTVKPGTICMLSGLDWSQDNSGRHPDLRQNLEAPMMSDAGCQKTKQGKSHRNSICVKFVKVFSRIFGEVAVATVICKGKLQGIEVGHFMGGDVGIYTNVQKYITWIENVTKDK, from the exons GGACAATTTTCCCCGCTCAATCATCTGTGCAGAAAGAAGACCATGCCCCCTATTTGGTATACCTCAAGTCTCACTTCAACCCCTGTGTGGGTGTCCTCATCAAAAGCAACTGGGTGCTGGCGCCTGCTCACTGCTACCTACC AAACCTGAAAGTGATGCTGGGAAATCTCAGGATCAGAATCAGAGATGGGACAGAGCAGATAATTGACCCTATCCAGATTGTCCGCTACTGGAACTACAGTCATAGTTCCCCCCAGGATGACCTCATGCTCATTAGGCTGGCTAAGCCCGCCATCCTCAACCATAAAGTCCAGCCCATTCCCCTCGCCACCAGCACCGTCAAGCCAGGCACCATCTGTATGCTTTCAGGCTTGGACTGGAGCCAAGACAACAGCG GCAGACACCCTGATTTAAGGCAGAACCTGGAGGCCCCCATGATGTCTGATGCAGGCTGccagaaaaccaaacaaggaAAAAGCCACAGAAACTCCATATGCGTTAAATTTGTGAAAGTGTTCAGTCGAATTTTTGGG GAGGTGGCCGTTGCTACTGTCATCTGCAAAGGCAAGCTACAGGGGATCGAGGTCGGACACTTCATGGGAGGGGATGTGGGCATCTACACCAATGTTCAGAAATATATCACCTGGATTGAGAACGTCACTAAAGACAAATAG
- the PRSS37 gene encoding probable inactive serine protease 37 isoform X2, whose product MKFIFCLSVLAGTIFPAQSSVQKEDHAPYLVYLKSHFNPCVGVLIKSNWVLAPAHCYLPNLKVMLGNLRIRIRDGTEQIIDPIQIVRYWNYSHSSPQDDLMLIRLAKPAILNHKVQPIPLATSTVKPGTICMLSGLDWSQDNSRHPDLRQNLEAPMMSDAGCQKTKQGKSHRNSICVKFVKVFSRIFGEVAVATVICKGKLQGIEVGHFMGGDVGIYTNVQKYITWIENVTKDK is encoded by the exons GGACAATTTTCCCCGCTCAATCATCTGTGCAGAAAGAAGACCATGCCCCCTATTTGGTATACCTCAAGTCTCACTTCAACCCCTGTGTGGGTGTCCTCATCAAAAGCAACTGGGTGCTGGCGCCTGCTCACTGCTACCTACC AAACCTGAAAGTGATGCTGGGAAATCTCAGGATCAGAATCAGAGATGGGACAGAGCAGATAATTGACCCTATCCAGATTGTCCGCTACTGGAACTACAGTCATAGTTCCCCCCAGGATGACCTCATGCTCATTAGGCTGGCTAAGCCCGCCATCCTCAACCATAAAGTCCAGCCCATTCCCCTCGCCACCAGCACCGTCAAGCCAGGCACCATCTGTATGCTTTCAGGCTTGGACTGGAGCCAAGACAACA GCAGACACCCTGATTTAAGGCAGAACCTGGAGGCCCCCATGATGTCTGATGCAGGCTGccagaaaaccaaacaaggaAAAAGCCACAGAAACTCCATATGCGTTAAATTTGTGAAAGTGTTCAGTCGAATTTTTGGG GAGGTGGCCGTTGCTACTGTCATCTGCAAAGGCAAGCTACAGGGGATCGAGGTCGGACACTTCATGGGAGGGGATGTGGGCATCTACACCAATGTTCAGAAATATATCACCTGGATTGAGAACGTCACTAAAGACAAATAG